From a single Cytophagales bacterium WSM2-2 genomic region:
- a CDS encoding short-chain dehydrogenase — protein MKTALVTGANKSIGFEVARQLAQKGVYVYLGSRHLENGIAAVNKLKAEGLRHVEAIQLDITDDESVKNASTEIGEKTKALDILINNAGIYGGYPQSAFDATVEQFKAAYDANVYGVVRVTQAFIDLLRKSSEPRVVNVSSSQGSITLHSDPSYKYYDYKGAVYLSSKAALNMYTVVLAYELKDTNFKVNAICPGYTKTDFNGHRGQGTVEDAGKRIVKYALIDKDGPTGKFFSEENNPNTGEIPW, from the coding sequence ATGAAAACAGCATTAGTAACAGGAGCAAACAAAAGTATTGGCTTTGAAGTTGCACGGCAACTTGCCCAAAAAGGAGTTTATGTTTACCTCGGCAGTCGCCATTTAGAAAACGGTATAGCAGCCGTGAATAAACTTAAGGCGGAGGGATTGCGTCATGTGGAAGCTATTCAGCTCGACATTACAGATGATGAATCTGTAAAAAATGCCAGCACGGAAATAGGTGAGAAGACAAAAGCATTGGATATTCTTATCAACAATGCGGGAATTTACGGTGGCTATCCGCAATCCGCATTTGACGCAACAGTAGAACAGTTCAAAGCAGCATACGATGCCAATGTTTATGGAGTGGTAAGAGTTACACAGGCATTTATTGATTTATTGAGAAAATCTTCTGAACCCCGTGTTGTAAATGTAAGTTCAAGTCAAGGTTCAATTACTTTACACAGCGACCCGTCTTACAAGTATTACGACTATAAAGGTGCCGTTTATCTTTCTTCAAAAGCAGCCTTGAATATGTACACCGTTGTATTGGCTTACGAATTAAAGGATACCAACTTTAAAGTAAACGCCATTTGCCCGGGATACACAAAAACGGATTTTAATGGACATCGTGGACAAGGGACTGTTGAAGATGCAGGAAAACGAATAGTAAAATATGCTTTGATTGATAAAGACGGCCCGACAGGGAAATTCTTCAGTGAAGAAAACAACCCTAATACGGGAGAGATACCCTGGTAA
- a CDS encoding membrane protein, translating to MKSVLLFTYSIISYLIGFVSLLFWILSVSNLIPEISIDRNADVNFPLALTRNLGLVLLFAVPHSVMARKWFKDWITKFIPTPIERSTYVWVAGVLLAVLTWYWAPLGGMAWNIPAGTTLFYVVYVLFFLGWAILFTSTFLINHFDLFGLRQTYLELTGKPYTPLKFKIVAYYKYARHPLYLGGILGLWAAPVMTMTHLFFAVLLTVYFIIGAIFEEEDMMKEFGHEYKAYKNKTPMFLPFLKRRTQK from the coding sequence ATGAAATCGGTTCTTCTATTTACCTACTCCATCATCTCTTATTTAATTGGCTTTGTGTCCTTGTTATTTTGGATATTGTCGGTAAGCAACCTGATCCCTGAAATTTCTATTGACCGTAATGCTGACGTAAATTTTCCGTTGGCTTTGACAAGGAATTTGGGATTGGTACTACTTTTTGCCGTGCCCCACAGTGTCATGGCCAGAAAGTGGTTCAAAGACTGGATCACCAAATTCATTCCAACACCCATTGAACGCAGCACCTATGTGTGGGTGGCGGGAGTGTTGCTGGCCGTACTCACCTGGTATTGGGCACCACTCGGAGGAATGGCATGGAACATTCCTGCAGGAACTACACTATTTTATGTCGTCTATGTTCTCTTTTTTTTGGGATGGGCGATTCTCTTCACCAGCACCTTTCTGATTAATCACTTTGATCTCTTTGGACTCCGACAAACCTATCTCGAGCTGACAGGCAAACCCTATACCCCCTTGAAGTTTAAAATCGTTGCGTATTACAAATATGCACGGCATCCGCTTTACCTGGGAGGCATCCTCGGGCTATGGGCAGCGCCAGTAATGACGATGACGCATTTATTTTTCGCTGTTTTGCTGACAGTCTATTTCATCATCGGGGCCATCTTTGAAGAAGAAGATATGATGAAAGAATTTGGTCATGAATACAAGGCCTACAAAAATAAGACACCTATGTTCCTACCGTTTTTAAAAAGAAGAACGCAAAAATAA
- a CDS encoding putative 3-demethylubiquinone-9 3-methyltransferase, with product MVNCQKLIDYIIKNKNMTTQKITPYLWVEKDAKAVANYYLSIFKDGKLKDFRKFGSDESGNDAGIQTAVIEIAGMEFSILAAGPLFKFNEAVSFVINTKDQAETDYYWEALTKNGGEEGSCGWCKDKYGLSWQVVPTEYFELIHSADPAVRDKAMKNTLKQKKLILSELK from the coding sequence TTGGTTAATTGTCAAAAACTAATCGACTACATCATTAAAAATAAAAATATGACTACTCAAAAAATTACACCCTATCTGTGGGTAGAGAAAGATGCCAAAGCGGTAGCAAATTACTACTTGTCCATTTTTAAAGACGGTAAGCTGAAAGATTTTCGCAAGTTCGGTAGTGATGAAAGTGGAAATGATGCGGGGATACAGACAGCTGTAATTGAAATAGCCGGAATGGAGTTTAGCATTTTAGCAGCGGGCCCGCTATTCAAATTTAATGAAGCAGTTTCTTTTGTTATCAATACAAAAGACCAGGCTGAAACGGATTACTATTGGGAAGCTCTTACTAAAAATGGTGGTGAGGAAGGCTCTTGTGGATGGTGTAAAGATAAATATGGATTATCATGGCAAGTTGTACCAACTGAATATTTTGAATTAATACATAGCGCTGACCCAGCAGTAAGGGATAAAGCAATGAAGAACACATTGAAGCAGAAAAAATTGATACTTTCAGAACTTAAATAA